A genomic window from Arvicola amphibius chromosome 5, mArvAmp1.2, whole genome shotgun sequence includes:
- the Gins1 gene encoding DNA replication complex GINS protein PSF1 isoform X2 → MWVPGTKEDGLRQVLEEMKALYEQNQSDVNEAKSAGRGNLIPTIRFRHCSLLRNQRCTVAYLYDRLLRIRALRWEYGSVLPNALRFHMSAEEMEWFNHYKKSLATYMRSLGGDEGLDITQDVKPPKSLYIEVRCLKDYGEFEVDDGTSVLLKKNSQHFLPRWKCEQLIRQGVLEHVLS, encoded by the exons GTTCTGGAGGAGATGAAAGCTTTGTATGAACAAAACCAGTCTGATGT GAATGAAGCAAAGTCAGCTGGACGAGGTAATTTGATACCAACCATCAGATTTCGGCATTGTTCTTTGTTAAGAAATCAACGCTGCACTGTAGCATATCT GTATGACCGGTTACTTCGGATTAGAGCACTCAGGTGGGAATATGGCAGTGTCTTACCAAATGCTTTGCGATTCCACATGTCTGCTGAAGAG ATGGAGTGGTTCAACCATTACAAAAAGTCTCTTGCTACTTACATGAGGTCACTGGGAGGAGATGAAGGCTTGGACATCACACAGGATGTAAAACCCCCCAAAAGCCTATATATTGAA GTGCGGTGTTTAAAAGACTATGGAGAATTTGAAGTTGATGATGGCACTTCAGTCCTGCTTAAAAAAAATAGTCAG CACTTTTTGCCTCGGTGGAAGTGTGAGCAGTTAATCAGACAAGGGGTTCTAGAGCACGTGCTGTCCTGA